The Candidatus Eremiobacterota bacterium nucleotide sequence AGCCAGCCCTCGGCGCGGCGCACGCGCCAGGCCAGGACGCGGCCGGTGTCGGTGTTGCGCACGAGCCACATCGTCATAGCCCGGTGAACGCCGTGAAGAGCGCGGTCGCGCCGATGAGATACGGCGCGAAGGCGACGGGTGCGTTCGCCGCGTCGCGGCGGAACTTCGCGCCGACCGCCGCCGCGAACGTCGCCAGCGCGAGCGCGAGCAGCGCGTTCGAGGCGCCGAGGAGCGCGCCGGCGACCGCGGCCAGCTTCACGTCGCCCCAGCCCATGCCGCGGCCGCGCGAGAGAAACGCGAAGATCGCGAACGGGATGACGACGATCAGCGAGGAGACGACCATCCGCGGGTCGTGCGATGCGAACGCGAGGCCGCCGATCAGCAGCAGCGGGCCGACCGAGAAGACGTCGGGGACGATCCCGCGCGCGACGTCGCAGTACCATGCGGCGACGAACGCCGCCGTGACGACCGCGATCAAGCCGAGCCGGGCCGGATCTCCGTGCGCGCCGGCGATTCCGCCGATCAGGGCGGCGCCGGCGACGAGCGCGACGACGGGCGGGGTGCCGGGTTGCGGGCCGTCCTCATAGCCGGCGACGCGCGCGCAGATTGCTGCCGCCGCAGCGAGGCCGGCGATCGCCGCGCACGCGAACAGGATCGCGCCGAGCAGCACGTGCGCGTTCACTTGGTCACCAGCTGCGCGCCGACGGCGCCGAAGATCATCACGAACAGCGCGGGGAGCATGCACAGCGCCATCGGAAAGGTCATCTTGACGGGGAGCTGCGCGGCGATCTCTTCGGCGCGCGTCATGCGGTGGTCGCGCGCGTCGTGCGCGAGCTGATCGAGGATCCCGGCGATGTCGCCGCCGAGCTTCTCGGCTTGCACGATCGCCGTGACGGTGGTGGTCAATTCGACCACGTCGGCGCGCGCCGCCATCGCGGCGAGCGCTTCGGCGCGCGAGCGGCCGACGCGGATGTCGGAGAGCACCGCGAGGAGCTCGTCGCGGAACGGCCCGCGCACCGCGTCGACCGCGGCCGCGAACGCGCCGTTCAGCGCGATTCCGGCCTCGACCGTCGTCGAAACGAGATCCAGAAAGTCGGGGAGCGAGTTGCGAATGTTGCGCTTGCGGTTGGAGATCGCGCCGTCGAGCATCGAGCTGGGCAGCAGCGCACCGGCCAGCGCGAGCATGATCGGCAGGAACAGAAACCAGATGTCGTGCCGGTGCAACAGCAGGAGCGGGATCGCCAAGCCGAAGAGGAGGCCGCTGAACGAGGCCACGATGCTGCGCGTCATGAAGCGCCCGGCGGTCAGGTTGTACCAGCCGGCTTGCACGAGCCGGCGCTCGAGCTGCGTGCGGCCGCGCTCGTCGAAGAAGCGCGCGAAGACGCCGAGCTCCGCCTTGCGGTCGGCTTCGATGCCGGCGCGGTCGAGCTGCGCGACGTGCCGTTCCACGGCCGAGCGGTGGACGAACGTCGTGACGGCGACGTAGCCGAGGAGCGCGACGCACAAGGCGGCGGCGAGAACGACGACGAGCAGCATCAGACTTCGAACCTCATGATCCGGCGCAGCATCAAGATGCCCGCGCCCTCGAGGATCATGACGAAGACGATCACGACGTGGCCGATGTCGGTCTCCAGCAAGGCATGGCGCATGTGGCGCTGCAGCGCGATGATCAGCAGGCCGACGATGACCGGCAGCATCGCGATCACCCAGGCCGACATCCGGCCTTCGGCCGTGAGCGCGCGCATCTTGCGCCAGACGCGGCGGCGTTCTTTGATCGTGGTGGCGAGGTGCTCCAGCACCTTGGCCAGGTTGCCGCCGGTCTGCGACTGGACGCGAATCGCGCGGACCATCATCGAGCACTCTTCGCTCGGCATGCGCCGCGCCAAGTTGTCGAGCGCGTCGTAGACGCTTTGCCCGATGTTCGCTTGGCCGAGCACGCGCATGAACTCCGTCCGCGCCGGGTCGTCGAGCTCGTCGATGACGAGGACGAGGGCTTGCCGCAGGCCGAGGCCCGCGCGCAAGCCGCTCGCCATCAGCCGCAGCACGAGCTCGAGCTGGTCGCCGAACCTCGCCAGCCGCTTGCGGCGCTT carries:
- a CDS encoding type II secretion system F family protein, coding for MLLVVVLAAALCVALLGYVAVTTFVHRSAVERHVAQLDRAGIEADRKAELGVFARFFDERGRTQLERRLVQAGWYNLTAGRFMTRSIVASFSGLLFGLAIPLLLLHRHDIWFLFLPIMLALAGALLPSSMLDGAISNRKRNIRNSLPDFLDLVSTTVEAGIALNGAFAAAVDAVRGPFRDELLAVLSDIRVGRSRAEALAAMAARADVVELTTTVTAIVQAEKLGGDIAGILDQLAHDARDHRMTRAEEIAAQLPVKMTFPMALCMLPALFVMIFGAVGAQLVTK
- a CDS encoding type II secretion system F family protein, producing the protein MVAVMPYAIVVGVVAAIGLILASFWQRIIAPVRPMAEEYRLLLEQADVRVRAEEVMLAILGSGIGLWFALVVFLHLNPVYGALVFPIALTSAAIAGKGVIAQKRRKRLARFGDQLELVLRLMASGLRAGLGLRQALVLVIDELDDPARTEFMRVLGQANIGQSVYDALDNLARRMPSEECSMMVRAIRVQSQTGGNLAKVLEHLATTIKERRRVWRKMRALTAEGRMSAWVIAMLPVIVGLLIIALQRHMRHALLETDIGHVVIVFVMILEGAGILMLRRIMRFEV
- a CDS encoding prepilin peptidase — encoded protein: MNAHVLLGAILFACAAIAGLAAAAAICARVAGYEDGPQPGTPPVVALVAGAALIGGIAGAHGDPARLGLIAVVTAAFVAAWYCDVARGIVPDVFSVGPLLLIGGLAFASHDPRMVVSSLIVVIPFAIFAFLSRGRGMGWGDVKLAAVAGALLGASNALLALALATFAAAVGAKFRRDAANAPVAFAPYLIGATALFTAFTGL